From one Desulfatirhabdium butyrativorans DSM 18734 genomic stretch:
- the cas2e gene encoding type I-E CRISPR-associated endoribonuclease Cas2e — MTVVVTRNVSDRMRGFLASTMLEVAPGTYSAPRISPGVRQRIWAVLEDWFSNEKEASIVMIWQEREIPGGQAVRVLGSPPIEFVEVDGLILARRPLNSSEEKHTNTKPG, encoded by the coding sequence ATGACCGTGGTGGTAACCCGTAACGTATCCGATCGGATGCGTGGTTTTCTTGCATCGACCATGCTGGAGGTAGCGCCTGGAACCTACAGCGCACCCAGAATTTCGCCAGGTGTTCGGCAACGGATATGGGCTGTTTTGGAGGATTGGTTTTCAAACGAAAAGGAAGCTTCCATCGTCATGATTTGGCAGGAGCGGGAAATTCCGGGAGGGCAAGCGGTGAGGGTGTTGGGCAGCCCACCCATCGAATTTGTTGAAGTAGATGGGTTGATCCTTGCCCGAAGACCTCTAAATTCAAGTGAAGAAAAACATACCAATACCAAGCCGGGATAA
- a CDS encoding glycosyltransferase family 2 protein has product MMNQQTIVVVMPAYNAASTLERTWAEVMAQGVVDGVIVVDDASKDDTVAIARALPKTAVVVHPCNKGYGANQKTCYGAALNAGADIVIMVHPDYQYTPKLIPAMASLIANGLYECVLGSRILGGYALKGGMPVWKYISNRFLTFVENVLIGAKLSEYHTGYRAFSRSLLERIPFERNSDDFVFDNQMLAQIVHLGVTIAEVSCPTKYFPEASSINFRRSLVYGFGCLYTAARFRLQKIGWLQSPLFPSP; this is encoded by the coding sequence ATGATGAACCAGCAGACGATCGTCGTGGTCATGCCGGCGTATAATGCCGCATCGACACTGGAGCGAACCTGGGCGGAGGTCATGGCGCAGGGTGTTGTCGATGGGGTGATTGTCGTGGACGATGCGAGTAAAGATGACACGGTGGCTATCGCCAGAGCGCTTCCGAAAACCGCCGTGGTGGTTCATCCCTGCAACAAGGGCTATGGAGCCAACCAGAAGACGTGTTACGGGGCTGCGCTCAATGCCGGTGCGGATATTGTGATCATGGTCCATCCGGATTATCAGTACACCCCGAAACTGATTCCGGCCATGGCATCCCTCATCGCAAACGGCCTGTATGAATGTGTGCTGGGTTCACGGATTCTGGGCGGCTATGCCTTGAAGGGCGGGATGCCGGTCTGGAAATACATTTCCAACCGGTTTCTGACCTTTGTGGAAAATGTCCTGATCGGCGCCAAACTCTCCGAGTACCATACGGGCTATCGGGCCTTTTCAAGGAGTTTGCTGGAACGAATCCCGTTCGAGCGCAATTCCGATGATTTCGTTTTTGACAACCAGATGCTTGCCCAGATCGTGCATCTGGGCGTCACCATTGCGGAAGTCAGTTGCCCCACCAAATATTTCCCGGAAGCCTCATCCATCAACTTTCGCCGGAGCCTTGTTTACGGTTTCGGGTGCCTGTACACGGCGGCTCGTTTTCGGCTGCAGAAAATCGGTTGGCTCCAATCCCCTCTTTTCCCATCACCCTGA
- a CDS encoding type I-E CRISPR-associated protein Cas6/Cse3/CasE: MNLHLVRMNLNREELIRFAQYHNLLRSRDDDFGYVLHAWLKSMFAEASPKPFYFDTRHAVCYGYCTTDAETLAENARAFADPLAHRVLAQDSLAGKPMPPKWPIGKRLELHVRACPITRKGDTEKDAFLRALDQWVEKGEDPAEKPVRAQIYREWFEKQIDPGILILEHVSVEGMRARGARLRRSRASNPSGLRTIERPEAHFRAVVTIRNSEEFTRMLIRGIGRHRSFGFGMIRLMPAT; the protein is encoded by the coding sequence ATGAACCTGCATCTTGTCCGAATGAACCTGAATCGGGAGGAGCTCATTCGCTTCGCCCAATACCATAACCTCTTGAGGTCACGAGACGATGATTTCGGCTATGTCCTTCATGCCTGGCTGAAAAGCATGTTTGCAGAAGCCTCTCCCAAGCCTTTCTACTTCGACACTCGACATGCCGTTTGCTATGGCTATTGCACAACAGATGCCGAAACACTTGCCGAAAACGCCCGCGCATTTGCGGACCCCCTTGCGCATCGCGTGCTGGCACAGGACAGCCTTGCCGGGAAACCCATGCCTCCAAAATGGCCGATCGGGAAACGACTTGAACTTCACGTACGCGCCTGCCCCATCACACGCAAGGGCGACACGGAAAAAGACGCCTTTCTGCGCGCGCTGGATCAATGGGTGGAGAAAGGGGAAGACCCGGCTGAAAAACCGGTTCGGGCCCAGATCTATCGTGAGTGGTTTGAAAAACAGATCGATCCTGGAATTCTTATTCTCGAACATGTTTCGGTGGAAGGCATGAGGGCAAGGGGTGCCAGGCTCAGACGATCCAGGGCCTCGAACCCCTCCGGACTACGCACCATCGAAAGGCCGGAAGCCCATTTTCGGGCGGTTGTCACGATCCGAAATTCAGAAGAGTTCACCAGAATGCTCATACGGGGGATCGGACGGCATCGCTCGTTTGGTTTTGGCATGATCCGCCTGATGCCGGCAACATGA
- the cas1e gene encoding type I-E CRISPR-associated endonuclease Cas1e: MSPTSLLPGRLGLAASRIPYADRHGLLWLEYGRLSVEEGTLRFVAAKSETLDAGDYAIPYQGVSMLLLGPGTSLTHDVLRLAARHGLLIAAVGEGGTKYYTAPPMGRGRSDVARAHALLWASPGKRLDVARRMYAWRFGRILPYKDIETLRGIEGARIKESYKLAAQKYGIAWEGRHYDRDNPNAADLPNQAINHAATFVEAAADIAAAAVGALPPLGFIHEESSNAFVLDIADLYRVDVTLPLAFGSVQEFQKGTVNSLEREVRKRAAKLFRHENLIPKMIDRIKELLGVDDRGGNP, translated from the coding sequence ATGAGTCCCACAAGCTTGTTGCCGGGTCGTCTTGGACTGGCGGCCTCACGCATCCCATATGCCGATCGACACGGTTTGCTCTGGCTGGAATATGGAAGGCTTTCCGTGGAAGAAGGCACCCTGCGTTTCGTTGCCGCAAAAAGTGAAACCCTGGATGCCGGAGATTATGCAATTCCCTATCAAGGGGTGTCGATGCTGTTACTGGGCCCGGGAACCAGCCTCACCCATGACGTATTGCGGCTGGCGGCTCGCCATGGCCTGCTGATTGCTGCTGTTGGAGAAGGAGGTACAAAATACTACACGGCGCCACCCATGGGAAGGGGACGATCCGATGTAGCAAGAGCCCATGCCCTGCTATGGGCCAGTCCGGGCAAGCGCCTCGATGTCGCCCGGCGGATGTATGCCTGGCGTTTCGGCCGAATCCTTCCCTACAAGGACATTGAAACCTTGCGCGGCATCGAAGGCGCTCGCATCAAGGAGTCCTACAAATTGGCAGCTCAAAAATACGGGATCGCCTGGGAAGGAAGGCATTATGATCGAGACAACCCAAATGCGGCAGACCTTCCCAATCAGGCGATCAATCATGCGGCAACGTTTGTCGAGGCGGCTGCGGACATTGCTGCTGCAGCCGTCGGGGCACTTCCGCCTTTGGGCTTCATCCACGAGGAGTCCAGCAACGCGTTCGTCCTGGATATTGCCGATTTATATCGGGTGGATGTCACATTACCGCTGGCATTTGGATCGGTTCAGGAATTCCAGAAGGGCACGGTGAATTCCTTGGAACGTGAGGTGCGAAAACGGGCGGCGAAGCTTTTTCGGCATGAAAATCTCATCCCCAAAATGATCGACCGGATAAAGGAGCTTCTCGGTGTCGATGACCGTGGTGGTAACCCGTAA
- the cas5e gene encoding type I-E CRISPR-associated protein Cas5/CasD, with protein sequence MACLLLRFDAPIMSFGGVCVDQINPSDTFPGKAMITGLIGNALGWDHRDTDRLDGLQDRLRIAARWDAEPQRLIDYHTVFLGQDHLVGTGWTTRGRTEGRGSGQATSGTHIRYRHYLANGVLTAAITVLGDDIPTLENIEQALKYPARPLFLGRKTCIPSEPILVGRRHAAHLIDVLRAEPLADIGPRRRPQVVTARWPADDGGGYQPEAVYDRRDWGANMPRGVHHYFTGPMEMMP encoded by the coding sequence ATGGCCTGTCTATTGTTGCGCTTCGATGCGCCGATCATGAGTTTTGGAGGGGTGTGTGTCGATCAGATCAACCCGAGCGATACCTTCCCGGGGAAAGCCATGATCACGGGTCTGATCGGCAATGCCCTGGGCTGGGATCACCGGGATACCGACCGTCTCGATGGGCTTCAGGATCGCCTGCGGATTGCAGCCCGTTGGGATGCGGAACCCCAGCGGTTGATCGATTACCACACCGTGTTTCTGGGACAGGATCATCTGGTAGGAACGGGTTGGACCACACGCGGCCGAACCGAAGGCAGAGGTTCCGGCCAGGCAACCAGCGGCACACATATCCGCTACCGCCATTACCTCGCCAATGGGGTTCTTACGGCAGCCATTACGGTTCTCGGTGACGACATCCCCACATTGGAAAATATCGAGCAGGCCCTCAAATATCCGGCAAGGCCCCTGTTCCTGGGCCGAAAGACGTGTATCCCGTCTGAGCCGATTCTGGTTGGCCGCCGACATGCTGCACATTTGATCGATGTCTTGCGTGCCGAACCGCTGGCGGACATTGGCCCCCGCCGCAGGCCGCAGGTTGTCACCGCGCGATGGCCTGCAGATGACGGGGGCGGGTACCAGCCGGAAGCGGTCTATGATCGAAGGGATTGGGGCGCCAATATGCCCCGAGGCGTACACCACTATTTTACCGGTCCTATGGAGATGATGCCATGA